The sequence below is a genomic window from bacterium.
TCGACGTGCTGCGCGCGCGTGGCGCCGACGCGCCGGTACTCGCCGGTGTCCAGAAAGCGCAGCAGCTTGGGCTGCAGCGCCAGCGGCAGCTCGCCGATCTCGTCGAGGAAGAGCGTTCCCTTGTCGGCGACCTCGACGAGGCCGTGCTTCGTCGCCACCGCGCTCGTGAAGGCGCCGCGCTCGTGCCCGAAGAGCTCGGACTCGATGAGGTGCTCGGAGAAGCTCGCGCAGTTGAGCGGGACCAGCGGCGCCTCGCGGCGCTCGCTGGCGCGCCAGATCGTGTTCGCCACCAGCTCCTTGCCGGTGCCGCTCTCGCCGAGGATGAGCACCGGCGAGTCGGTCGGGGCCACCTTGCGGATCAGCGCGTGGACCTCGCGCATCTGGCGGCTCTCGCCGACGAAGTCCGGCGGGATCTCCTGGCGCACGAGCTCCTGCTCGAGCAGGCGGCTCTTGGCGGTGAGCGCGCCGAATTCGTGGGCGCGGTTGATGAGCACGATCAGCTCGTCGAGCTTGTAGGGCTTGGTCAGGTAGTCGAAGGCGCCGTTCTTCATCGCCTCGACCGCGGTCTCGACCGTCGCGCGGCCCGTGAGCACGATGATCGCCGGCGCGCCGGGGTCCTGCCGCAGGCGCTTCATCGTCGCCGGGCCGTCGAGGCCGGGCATCACGATGTCGAGGAGGATCACGTCGAAAGGGCGCCCCCGCAGCAGCGCGAGCGCGGCCTCGCCGTCGGCGGCGACCTCCACGGCGAAGCCCTTG
It includes:
- a CDS encoding sigma-54 dependent transcriptional regulator; translated protein: MISVLVVDDEEPFRRLLKRELGRKGFAVEVAADGEAALALLRGRPFDVILLDIVMPGLDGPATMKRLRQDPGAPAIIVLTGRATVETAVEAMKNGAFDYLTKPYKLDELIVLINRAHEFGALTAKSRLLEQELVRQEIPPDFVGESRQMREVHALIRKVAPTDSPVLILGESGTGKELVANTIWRASERREAPLVPLNCASFSEHLIESELFGHERGAFTSAVATKHGLVEVADKGTLFLDEIGELPLALQPKLLRFLDTGEYRRVGATRAQHVDVRLLAATNRDLRALIAEGRFREDLFYRLNVITVTIPPLRERPEDIPALARHFLATYGRKRQRAPHDLTPEALAALAGYDWPGNVRELENVIERAVILCDGELIGPEDLAMPARAGAAPAGAAPAAGAALSLEEIEREHILRVLREAGGNQSRAAQVLGIDRKTLYLKLRKYGLPGEG